From Caretta caretta isolate rCarCar2 chromosome 14, rCarCar1.hap1, whole genome shotgun sequence, the proteins below share one genomic window:
- the LOC125621437 gene encoding uncharacterized protein LOC125621437 translates to MELYGIVSGRYECNVSCSVDQGRSCESQGSMSERNQLWKEAIKSINCGEGCTDPKETTDQQRIHTQERKNTSTKCGKSFSLRSQLFRHQKTHTSETPYKCFECGKRFSDNSHLIGQQRIHTGDRPYKCIDSGKKFNGKAHFNTHQRIHTRGKLYKCLYCRKAFFQSSNLIVHQRIHTGETPYKCPNCGKNFNHSSNLTRQQRIHVGEKPHKCLDWGKMFSDKAQFNTCRRNHTGKRPLKCPDRGRNFNSKVHLTAHTREKSYKCLSCGKTFFQSSDLISHHRIHMGEKPYKCQDCGNFNRRSNLIRHRIIHTGETPYKCSECGKECIEKSQLMGHQRIHMGDKPYKCLECEKSFSDNSHLLAHHRTHTGEKPYKCFDCGKSFIESSNLIVHH, encoded by the coding sequence ATGGAACTCTACGGGATAGTATCAGGAAGATATGAATGTAACGTTTCCTGCAGTGTTGACCAGGGAAGATCCTGTGAGAGTCAGGGCAGCATGTCTGAGAGAAATCAGCTTTGGAAGGAAGCGATTAAATCCATTAATTGTGGAGAAGGATGCACAGACCCCAAGGAAACCACAGACCAGCAGAGAATCCACAcacaagagagaaaaaacacaagcacaaagtgtgggaaaagcttcagtttgAGATCGCAGCTATTTAGACACCAGAAAACCCACACGAGTGAGACACCCTATAAATGCTTTGAGTGTGGAAAAAGATTTAGTGACAACTCACACCTTATTGGACAGCAAAGAATtcacacaggagacagaccttaTAAATGCATTGACTCTGGGAAAAAGTTTAATGGCAAAGCACACTTTaatacacatcagagaatccatacaAGGGGAAAGCTCTATAAATGCCTTTACTGTAGGAAAGCTTTTTTTCAGAGCTCAAATCTTATTGTGCATCAGCGAATCCATACAGGAGAAACACCTTATAAATGCCCCAACTGCGGGAAAAACTTCAATCATAGTTCAAACCTGACTAGACAGCAGAGAATCCACGTGGGAGAAAAACCTCATAAATGCCTCGACTGGGGGAAAATGTTTAGTGATAAAGCACAGTTTAATACATGTCGGAGAAACCATACTGGAAAGAGACCCTTGAAATGCCCTGACCGTGGTAGAAATTTTAATAGTAAAGTACACCTTACTGCCCATACAAGAGAGAAGTCCTATAAATGCCTTAgctgtgggaaaactttttttCAGAGCTCAGATCTTATTTCACATCACAGAATCCACATGGGAGAGAAACCATATAAATGCCAGGACTGTGGGAATTTCAATCGTAGGTCAAACCTAATTCGACATCGGATAATCCATACAGGAGAAACACCTTATAAATGCTCTGAGTGTGGAAAAGAATGTATTGAAAAGTCACAACTTATgggacatcagagaatccacatggGGGataaaccctataaatgccttgagtgtgAGAAAAGTTTTAGTGACAACTCACACCTTCTTGCACACCACAGAactcacacaggagagaaaccatATAAATgctttgactgtgggaaaagtttcattgaGAGCTCAAATCTTATTGTGCATCACTGA